In the genome of Candidatus Neomarinimicrobiota bacterium, one region contains:
- a CDS encoding NlpC/P60 family protein, translating into MQPTINQRIILRSGLAMVLLLLPAVPAIGLCQQSAPMAPEGLERVVEKVKATHAPDSRLDLFQIELHREGNQIIVSGAVTDRSLREVLLDSLGSAAVEFQIIDSITVLPSEELQPHVFGIVSVSVANMRRTPSVSAELINQTLLGTVLKLYKRDGGYLYVHNRDRYLGWVSSSSLVAVDSLAAAEWQHGPRVIVTANYGVVRDQAGKSGTILVDLVPGAVLKKRGPTRKWVQVETPDGRVGYVERSVVVDEAAYRSRPASQDQILVTARSYLGIPYLWGGTSTKGFDCSGFVQTVFRMNNIALPRDANQQVLEGIPVEPGEQFENLQGADLLFFGPTAERITHVGIYLGDRQFIHSSGSVRINSLDPEHRLYNEYRQSTLRAVKRIQLN; encoded by the coding sequence ATGCAGCCAACGATAAACCAACGGATCATTTTGCGCAGTGGGCTTGCCATGGTGTTGCTGCTATTGCCGGCCGTTCCAGCTATCGGCCTATGCCAGCAGAGCGCCCCGATGGCTCCTGAGGGTCTGGAACGGGTCGTGGAAAAGGTGAAAGCAACCCACGCGCCCGATTCCCGCCTGGATCTGTTTCAGATCGAATTGCACCGCGAGGGAAATCAGATCATCGTATCCGGAGCGGTGACCGATCGCTCTTTACGGGAGGTGCTCCTCGATTCACTTGGCAGCGCAGCTGTAGAATTCCAGATCATTGATTCCATCACGGTTCTGCCCTCTGAGGAGCTCCAGCCGCACGTATTCGGTATCGTTTCAGTGAGCGTGGCTAATATGCGTCGGACACCATCCGTCAGCGCTGAGCTCATCAATCAGACATTGTTGGGCACCGTCCTCAAATTATACAAGCGGGATGGAGGCTACCTGTACGTTCATAACCGGGATCGCTATCTCGGCTGGGTGAGTAGTTCGTCGCTGGTGGCGGTGGATTCCCTGGCCGCGGCTGAGTGGCAGCACGGCCCACGGGTGATCGTCACCGCCAATTACGGGGTGGTGCGTGATCAGGCGGGCAAGAGCGGAACCATCCTGGTTGACCTGGTCCCGGGGGCTGTGCTGAAAAAGAGAGGCCCAACCAGGAAGTGGGTGCAGGTGGAGACTCCCGACGGCCGTGTCGGCTACGTGGAGCGGTCAGTGGTGGTGGATGAGGCTGCCTATCGCAGCCGGCCGGCCAGCCAGGATCAGATTCTGGTCACAGCCCGCAGCTACCTGGGTATACCCTACCTATGGGGCGGGACCTCCACCAAGGGCTTCGATTGCTCCGGTTTTGTCCAGACGGTATTCAGGATGAACAACATCGCGCTCCCGCGAGATGCCAACCAGCAGGTGTTAGAGGGGATACCAGTCGAGCCTGGGGAGCAATTCGAAAATTTGCAGGGAGCTGACCTGCTCTTTTTCGGCCCCACGGCAGAGAGAATCACCCACGTGGGCATTTATCTGGGTGACCGGCAGTTTATCCATTCGTCGGGTTCGGTGCGCATCAATAGCCTGGACCCGGAGCACCGGCTTTATAATGAATATCGCCAATCTA